TGGCTTAAGTTTTTCTGTACATATTATTGTATTTAAAATCTTTTTCTTCGATATTCCGGATTAGTTTAACACACCCATTTTTACATGTTTATAGCCCTTTTTGTGTGCCGTCTTTAAGCCGAAGTGTGAAAAAATCAACGGCAAGGACATGGTCTACCTGCCATCTTACGAGATGTGCCGAATTACCATGGAACCCTGTCGCATTTTGTACAACACGACGTTTTTCCCGAAATTTCTTCGCTGCAACGAAACACTCTTTCCGACGAAATGCACAAACGGAGCACGAGGAATGAAATTCAACGGAACTGGCCAGTGCTTGAGTCCTTTGGTTCCGACAGATACGTCAGCCAGCTATTATCCTGGCATCGAGGGCTGCGGCGTGCGATGCAAGGATCCACTCTATACCGATGATGAGCACCGGCAGATCCACAAGCTGATCGGATGGGCTGGCAGCCTATGTCTTCTGTCCAACCTTTTCGTGGTGTCCACCTTCTTCATCGACTGGAAGAATGCCAACAAGTATCCAGCAGTGATTGTGTTCTACATAAATCTTTGCTTTCTAATTGCTTGCGTCGGGTAAGTTTTGAGCACTATTTTGTATTAGTATTCTAACTCAACCATTTAATTTCCTTGCAGCTGGTTGCTGCAGTTTACTTCGGGCTCGCGAGAGGACATAGTATGTCGTAAGGATGGAACGCTTCGCCACTCAGAGCCCACAGCCGGTGAAAATCTTTCTTGTATAGTGATATTTGTGCTGGTCTATTATTTTCTCACCGCTGGAATGGTTTGGTTTGTGTTCCTCACCTACGCCTGGCATTGGAGGGCCATGGGCCACGTCCAAGATCGGATAGATAAGAAAGGTTCATACTTTCACCTCGTGGCCTGGTCACTACCCCTTGTGCTTACCATTACCACGATGGCTTTCAGTGAGGTGGATGGAAATAGCATTGTGGGCATCTGCTTCGTAGGTTATATTAATCATTCAATGAGGGCAGGACTGCTTCTTGGTCCGCTCTGCGGAGTGATCCTCATTGGTGGATATTTCATCACCCGCGGCATGGTGATGCTTTTTGGACTAAAACACTTCGCTAATGACATTAAATCAACTTCGGCGAGCAACAAAATCCATTTGATCATCATGCGCATGGGAGTCTGTGCTCTGCTCACTTTAGTTTTCATACTGGTGGCCATTGCGTGCCACGTTACGGAGTTTAGGCATGCAGACGAATGGTCCCAGAGCTTCAGACAGTTTATAATGTGAGTGTAAATACTCGTTTATAACTTTTTCCATACGCCGAAACATTAATCGATAATTCTTTTGTTTAGCTGCAAAATTTCTTCAGTTTTTGAAGAAAAAAGTTCCTGTCGAATTGAAAACCGGCCTAGTGTTGGCGTTCTTCAATTGCATTTGCTGTGTCTCTTCAGCTCTGGAATCGTGATGTCCACCTGGTGCTGGACAACATCTTCAATTGAGACTTGGAAGCGCTATATAAGAAAGTATGTTTCGCCGTCCTACcaaaatttgcatttgttaTCATTACTATCGATTTTAAAACCTTTGCAGAAAGTGTGGCAAAGAGGTGGTCGAGGAAGTGAAAATGCCGAAGCACAAGGTCATTGCCCAGACATGGGCCAAGCGCAAGGATTTTGAGGACAAGGGCAGGCTCTCCATAACGCTCTACAACACTCACACGGATCCTGTGGGGCTCAACTTCGATGTGAACGATCTGAACTCTTCTGAGACGAATGACATCTCATCAACTTGGGCTGCTTACCTCCCGCAGTGCGTAAAACGTCGCATGGCCTTGACGGGAGCAGCGACAGGTAATTCGTCAAGCCATGGACCGCGAAAAAATTCCTTGGATTCTGAGATAAGTGTGAGTGTTCGACATGTTTCCGTTGAATCCCGCAGAAATTCGGTGGACTCGCAGGTATCAGTGAAAATAGCTGAAATGAAGACCAAAGTGGCGTCCAGATCGAGGGGAAAACACGGAGGCTCTTCCAGCAACAGGAGAACTCAAAGGAGAAGGGATTATATAGCAGCTGCCACTGGGAAAAGCAGTAGGAGAAGGGAAAGCAGTACTTCGGTGGAGTCGCAGGTCATTGCGCTCAAGAAAACGACCTATCCCAATGCTAGTCACAAAGTGGGCGTGTTTGCTCATCACAGCTCCAAGAAACAACACAATTACACCAGCTCCATGAAGCGAAGGACTGCTAATGCCGGACTGGATCCCTCTATTCTTAATGAATTCCTGCAGAAAAATAGCGATTTTATATTCCCATTCCTCCAAAATCAGGACATGAGCTCTAGTTCGGAGGAGGATAATTCGCGAGCATCCCAAAAGATTCAGGATCTTAACGTGGTTGTAAAGCAGCAGGAAATAAGTGAGGATGATCACGATGGAATAAAGATTGAAGAACTGCCAAATAGCAAACAGGTGGCATTGGAGAACTTTcttaaaaacataaaaaaatcGAATGAATCCCATTGTAACCGACATTCCCGCAATTCCGCAAGAAGCCAGTCAAGAAAGTCCCAAAAGAGACATCTCAAGAACCCTGCTGCTGATCTAGATTTCAGGAAGGACTGTGTAAAGTATCGGTCTAACGACTCACTTAGCTGCTCCTCTGAGGAACTGGACGTAGCTTTGGACGTAGGAAGCCTTCTTAACAGCTCTTTTTCTGGAATATCCATGGGCAAACCACATAGTAGAAACAGCAAAACCAGCTGTGATGTGGGCATTCAGGCTAATCCTTTCGAGCTAGTTCCCAGTTACGGAGAAGACGAACTGCAGCAGGCCATGCGACTCCTAAACGCAGCCAGCAGACAAAGAACTGAAGCAGCCATTGAGGATTTCGGTGGAACAGAGCTGCAGGGCTTGTTGGGTCATTCCCATCGGAATCAAAGGGAGCCCACGTTTATGAGCGAGTCGGACAAACTTAAAATGTTATTGCTTCCTTCAAAATAACAAGACTAGATGAGCAATTGATGCATTTACTTAAGGTTCAAAAACTCGTACAATATTGTAGTTTCTGCTTTAAgatttcaaatttcaaaaaatctTATCAATTTTACGAAAACTGTACTattgttaattttaattgttcaACGATTTGTAAGAATTTATTGGTTCACAAGAATTGGAAACCGAAATgatatttaaaacaaacaagTACGAAATCGTAGCACACAAGCCAGAGCAGTTTACATGCGATGAACATTTAGATTCTTCTTAATCGATTACTAGAACAGACTGAGCGAAACTAGAACTACGAATACTCATAGTCATTAAGctgcaaattttattttacaaattcaTCTTCCCATCTAGCTTGTAAGCATTCGAATCTCTGTGTACGTTTGTGAATGACTGTTTCCTTAATCCTGGTACTCACGCCAAAGTAAATGCCAAAGAggataataatttattttcattaattttctTTGCCGTGGGTACAGGACTTAGAATTAGAATGTAGATTATACATTTAAGTACGATATAAATAAGCCTCTTTGGGCACACAAATCGTACCTCAGAAAGTGCCTTCAAGTTTACAAAATCATCATCATACTTTGTGTAACTAATAAACGATTTTAAATCCTCGAGACCTAGCCTTGCTTCAATTTCTGTTGATTTAGGAGCTTAAACTCCGGACCCCACACGACGTTGTTGGCGAACTCGCCGAGCAGATAGCATACCAGGTTGAACCCCACAAGCAGTGCCAAAAAGACGTAGCGCAGGTATGCGGGCAGCACTTCCAGAATGGGATACACCCACTCGCCACTGAAGTAGCGAACAATGTGCAGCCAGATGATGTAAAGCAGGATGAAGGAGACGTTGCCCGTGATGCCCGCCAATCGACTCGGATAGCGGCGGAAGCAGGTAAACAGGTCCATAATGGCCAAAAGGGCTACATTCGTGTGTACCACGTGATTCAACCAGCTGCAAATATTGAGAAACACAGATACATCAAAACACAGTAACTTAAATCGGCTGAAAAACGTAATCACTTGCCTGGGGAAAATCGCATCCAGCGCTGAGGGAAAGATGAGCTCACGGTCCCATACGTAGATGACCCAAAACGAGAGGCAGACATTGTGGGCCACAGGGAAGGCAAAGGCGGCGAACACGTAGTCCCTCACCGATCGCAACATGGACTTTGAATTCCCGGAGACCTTGTTATCGCCGAAGAGATCGTTCAGCAGAGCCAATGAGTGGTAGATGGCCTGCAGAATGACGTCCAAAAAGGTAAGGTACTTGAACTTGCCGCCCCAGCGCGCCTTCAGCTCATCCTCGTCTAGCAAATCCGTGGGCCAGTGCACCCGGAAGTAGTGGAAGTATATCCCATACGAAAACTGCGCTGCCGCCAGGAGATGGACAAGGAATCTCAGATATTTAAAGGCCCCGCTCGTATAGGCATCGTTGCAAGTGTTCAACTGGGCTTTAGTGGCCTCGACAGCTTCCTTGGCGGCATTGAACTCGCGCACCTGCTTCTTGCTCTTGCCCATTTCCGCCAGAAAAAGTACTAAGGGCACCGCACGctgagcaaaacaaaacaaataaaggTAGCCAACAGCTGATTAGGGCGCAGCACACGTTGAGTTTCATGACAGGCGTTCTCAAGCTAGACCTAGCTTTTTAAAGCCAAATCGATAAATCGGTTTATTCGAAGCTCCCCCCCACCTGAAAACAGTTTTCGCAGCAGATGAAGAGTTTAATCGCTTTATTATGGTACTATAATTAACAGTGGTATTCAAAGATGACGTTGAATCAGAGTGCTTGATATGAGGAGTTTAATCGAGAAGGCCTTTTTGCATTTTGGTTAATCTACTAAAACCTATCGAAAGTCGCGCGCACTCAATAGAAACTACGGCTATAATCTCAGTTACAATGTATGCGTAATAAGAATATAATCATATCATTAGCAAACGGGTTTCCCTATTACGATTAAAGACTCAGAATTCAATATTACTGGAAAATATATTATCGAGTTGATGTTGCAAGTTTCGTTTATTATTTCTCACATATTTTGTACGCCTTCTTCAGTCAGCTTTGCAATACGATTGTACACACATACTTATAAATACATTCTTTGGCTGAGAAGATCGAACAATATGAGCAAAATGTATAATCGAGACCTGTCAATCACTATTTGTATTTTGTGTCTAATTAACGCAACTACATCGAACAGAAACGGGTCACAGCCTACTCCTAGTTGGACTTGCGCTTGGCCAATTTCACTTCCTTGGCCCAGACGGTATTGTTGAGGAACTCGCCCAGCAGGTAAAGTGACAGCGTGAATCCAACGACGGCCGCGAAAAACAGGATGCGTTGAGGAAGCTGGAGAACCTCGAGCACTGGATACACCCAGACACCCGAGTAGTGCTTCACCACGTGAATCCAAACCAGGTAGGCGCCCATGAAAATGGCCAGTCCTGCTAGTCCTTGGCTTCGTTTTGGGTACGACCTGTACGAGATGAACAGCTCCAGGACGATGAAAACCACTATGTTGGTGTGCAGGACGTGGTTGAGCCAGCTGAAAGAGTCAAGCGAAGATATTATCAGAGTGCCATGGAAAAACAATAGGTGAAATCAAGACTTTCCAGACCAATTCTTGTAGTGCATAAATTTTATCCTCAAACATATTATGACGTTTCAAGCTTTGTCGTAGCAAGCTATGTGaataaattaattactttGAAGTAAAAGCCAGAGCCTCAAAACGAGATTATAGGGTCTTAAGGTTAAGTGTCTAAGTAACATTTTATGAGATGCTTTATTACTGAAATTAAAGGTAAAACGTTGATCTAATTCCTTCAAATGTATGAATACTTCTTAGGATATACATATTATTTAAAGATATAGTTCCAAGTAAATCGAACTTAAAAATCATGGATATAAATAAGCACAATTACCACAATACCGTAAATAGGCATGTCAGTGGTATACAAAATGGATATGGCTTGAATTAGACATGCTTAGAATGCTAATCTGGTCATGATACGCGAACTCAAGCGAtgaaaataattcaatttgttgACCAGAATATGCCTTCCTGCCAGCAAGGCCATCTTGGTTTCACCGGTTTTTGAGGTCTCACCTGGGGAACACGGGGTCCAGCACCTTGGGGAAGACCAGCTCCCTGTCGATAGCGTACAGTGTCCAGAAGGTCACGCCCACGTTGATAGCCACTGGAAAGGCCAATGTAGCCATCAGCCAGTCCTTGAACCTGCGCACCGCCGGAGGTTTCTTGGGTGTCAGCTCATTAGTGCCCACGAAATCGTTGACCAGCGATACAATATAGTACAGTGCCTGAATTATCTGTAAGTGCAAGAGCATTTGACGTGTGTGAGATAATGCGAATGCGGCTAGAATTGAAGGGTTGCTTAAGTGGAGTGGAAGGAATTACAGTTAGCGAAAAAACGTTGCACAAGCATTTCCTGTACAATTTCAGCAGCAATAAGAGGTAAGACGTGAGTTTGTTAGTAAAGCACTGAATTTGGAGGGATTCAAGTAGTTGCTTTGCGGTGGAATGGTATAAGAAGCATTCGACATATATTTATTGCAAATACTGCTTAAACAAAAGTTTTCCATAGAAGATCTTCAAAAAGCTCTAACTTTTATACACTGGAGCCCTTGATAAATCCTTCTCTTCATCACTCAAGAAAATCCCATGAATCTAACCACTGTCCTATTCATTTTCTCTGTGTATCTTAATAGATGCGTTCGTACAAGTAACAATCAGAGTGAACTTTAAACCGCGCTGCGTTCGTGATTCTAATGGCAGATGGATATTACCGCATCCAGGAACGTTAGGTATTTGAATTTGCCCCCCCAGGGATGATGGATCCGCATCTCTGGTTCGCTGGTGGGGAACTGCACGTAGTTGTAGTCGTAATAGATGCCGTAGCCAAATTGCACGGCCGCCGTCAGGTGGAGCAGAGTCCTCAGAGCCCCGTAGACGCCCTGGTACACGGAGTTGCCTCGCACGGATGCCATTttcctgctgcagctgctctgCTCTCGATTGATTTTTCACGGCaccaaaacacaaacaaaccgGTCTGGTCTGTCGCTCCGAAAGTACTACTGCTTGCGAGTCGCAACCACCCCAAAAAAAGGGGCGAGCGGTGGAACAGTGTGCCCGAGCCGGAGCAGGGCCACAATACCAGGTGTTCGgatatacacatatatgtatgtacctcCATGTAGGGTTGTAAGGTTCATCGAGATTTATATGAGATATGAGATTTTAATTCTGGTCTAAGTACATCTATGAAGGTGtgaatttatttcaaattgTCAGCAGCTCAGTTGAATTTGTAagaatttttggtttttaatttataaattcatgatgtaatttcataaaaataatattttcttcaAAACCATTCAGCAATTGatgtatatagtatagtattcACTATATTCAATAGTATTCACTATCGTCTACCCTATGAAGCCACATATCATATCATTCAGGTTGtatcaaaatacattttcctAAGCCAAAGGTATCTTTACTGACTACAAGCGATTAGATTTGAGTGTATGGGATCGAACTAGAACATCAGGCCATTACAAATCCAAAACCAGTTATGCATCGCCTTCGTTTAACCGGTGTAGAGATTTTCGATATGAACTCATCGGCTTACCGCACAAATAAAAGTTAGGAACTTGAATTTTCCGGCGAAGGGCACCGTGTTGGGCATGTCGAGTGTGTGGAAGATGTAGACGCCATAGTTGAACTGCAGCACGGCTGTAAAATGGAGGAGCAACTGCACCGCCTTGTTGAAACCCGGCGAAGTGGAACCTTTGCTAGTCG
This genomic stretch from Drosophila mauritiana strain mau12 chromosome 2L, ASM438214v1, whole genome shotgun sequence harbors:
- the LOC117135341 gene encoding protein smoothened, which produces MMYLIFPRMPNITMFLELVILCLWVVAEASSAKFGSTTPASAQQSDVELEPINGTLNYRLYAKKGRDDKPWFDGLDSRHIQCVRRARCYPTSNATNTCFGSKLPYELSSLDLTDFHTEKELNEKLNDYYALKHVPKCWAAIQPFLCAVFKPKCEKINGKDMVYLPSYEMCRITMEPCRILYNTTFFPKFLRCNETLFPTKCTNGARGMKFNGTGQCLSPLVPTDTSASYYPGIEGCGVRCKDPLYTDDEHRQIHKLIGWAGSLCLLSNLFVVSTFFIDWKNANKYPAVIVFYINLCFLIACVGWLLQFTSGSREDIVCRKDGTLRHSEPTAGENLSCIVIFVLVYYFLTAGMVWFVFLTYAWHWRAMGHVQDRIDKKGSYFHLVAWSLPLVLTITTMAFSEVDGNSIVGICFVGYINHSMRAGLLLGPLCGVILIGGYFITRGMVMLFGLKHFANDIKSTSASNKIHLIIMRMGVCALLTLVFILVAIACHVTEFRHADEWSQSFRQFIICKISSVFEEKSSCRIENRPSVGVLQLHLLCLFSSGIVMSTWCWTTSSIETWKRYIRKKCGKEVVEEVKMPKHKVIAQTWAKRKDFEDKGRLSITLYNTHTDPVGLNFDVNDLNSSETNDISSTWAAYLPQCVKRRMALTGAATGNSSSHGPRKNSLDSEISVSVRHVSVESRRNSVDSQVSVKIAEMKTKVASRSRGKHGGSSSNRRTQRRRDYIAAATGKSSRRRESSTSVESQVIALKKTTYPNASHKVGVFAHHSSKKQHNYTSSMKRRTANAGLDPSILNEFLQKNSDFIFPFLQNQDMSSSSEEDNSRASQKIQDLNVVVKQQEISEDDHDGIKIEELPNSKQVALENFLKNIKKSNESHCNRHSRNSARSQSRKSQKRHLKNPAADLDFRKDCVKYRSNDSLSCSSEELDVALDVGSLLNSSFSGISMGKPHSRNSKTSCDVGIQANPFELVPSYGEDELQQAMRLLNAASRQRTEAAIEDFGGTELQGLLGHSHRNQREPTFMSESDKLKMLLLPSK
- the LOC117135343 gene encoding androgen-induced gene 1 protein — encoded protein: MGKSKKQVREFNAAKEAVEATKAQLNTCNDAYTSGAFKYLRFLVHLLAAAQFSYGIYFHYFRVHWPTDLLDEDELKARWGGKFKYLTFLDVILQAIYHSLALLNDLFGDNKVSGNSKSMLRSVRDYVFAAFAFPVAHNVCLSFWVIYVWDRELIFPSALDAIFPSWLNHVVHTNVALLAIMDLFTCFRRYPSRLAGITGNVSFILLYIIWLHIVRYFSGEWVYPILEVLPAYLRYVFLALLVGFNLVCYLLGEFANNVVWGPEFKLLNQQKLKQG
- the LOC117138002 gene encoding androgen-induced gene 1 protein isoform X1, translated to MASVRGNSVYQGVYGALRTLLHLTAAVQFGYGIYYDYNYVQFPTSEPEMRIHHPWGGKFKYLTFLDAIIQALYYIVSLVNDFVGTNELTPKKPPAVRRFKDWLMATLAFPVAINVGVTFWTLYAIDRELVFPKVLDPVFPSWLNHVLHTNIVVFIVLELFISYRSYPKRSQGLAGLAIFMGAYLVWIHVVKHYSGVWVYPVLEVLQLPQRILFFAAVVGFTLSLYLLGEFLNNTVWAKEVKLAKRKSN
- the LOC117138002 gene encoding androgen-induced gene 1 protein isoform X3, coding for MAKPKSKSTSKGSTSPGFNKAVQLLLHFTAVLQFNYGVYIFHTLDMPNTVPFAGKFKFLTFICAIIQALYYIVSLVNDFVGTNELTPKKPPAVRRFKDWLMATLAFPVAINVGVTFWTLYAIDRELVFPKVLDPVFPSWLNHVLHTNIVVFIVLELFISYRSYPKRSQGLAGLAIFMGAYLVWIHVVKHYSGVWVYPVLEVLQLPQRILFFAAVVGFTLSLYLLGEFLNNTVWAKEVKLAKRKSN
- the LOC117138002 gene encoding androgen-induced gene 1 protein isoform X2, translating into MTKVELYKSRVFVTIIHLCALGQFAYGLYYSSFEIQRSYKLKTSLNRRLVPESLPQKIKLLSYWSLIIQALYYIVSLVNDFVGTNELTPKKPPAVRRFKDWLMATLAFPVAINVGVTFWTLYAIDRELVFPKVLDPVFPSWLNHVLHTNIVVFIVLELFISYRSYPKRSQGLAGLAIFMGAYLVWIHVVKHYSGVWVYPVLEVLQLPQRILFFAAVVGFTLSLYLLGEFLNNTVWAKEVKLAKRKSN